A single region of the Micropterus dolomieu isolate WLL.071019.BEF.003 ecotype Adirondacks linkage group LG18, ASM2129224v1, whole genome shotgun sequence genome encodes:
- the sumf1 gene encoding formylglycine-generating enzyme isoform X1 has translation MVRYFALLFVFCCVNRASCLHGSCGTQPEPAAPQGAAGCGCENLQRAAAAGPVEDRAASAEPVDKYSRGANERPLEAQGDEKKTQSQMVLIAGGEFLMGTDNPGIPADGEGPQRLVHVDSFYMDIQEVTNKQFQSFINATGYITEAEKFGDSFVFEGILSESVKNQITQAVAAAPWWLPVTGANWRHPYGPDSSVTDRLDHPVLHVSWSDAVAYCSWANRRLPTEAEWEYACRGGLKDRLYPWGNNLNPKGQHYANLWQGDFPNYNSGEDGYIKTSPVMSFPANGFGLFDMVGNAWEWTSDWWTVHHTTDQQHNPTGPPSGTDKVKKGGSYMCHKSYCYRYRCAARSQNTPDSSASNLGFRCVSQEQR, from the exons ATGGTGCGCTATTTTGCGTTGTTATTCGTATTTTGTTGTGTGAACAGAGCGTCGTGTCTTCACGGTTCATGCGGGACTCAGCCGGAACCCGCCGCCCCGCAGGGAGCCGCGGGCTGCGGCTGTGAGAACCTGCAGAGAGCCGCCGCTGCGGGGCCTGTGGAAGACAGGGCTGCTTCTGCAGAGCCAGTCGACAAATACTCAAGAGGCGCCAATGAGAGGCCTCTCGAGGCTCAGggagatgagaaaaaaacacaaagtcag ATGGTGCTGATTGCTGGAGGAGAGTTCCTGATGGGAACAGACAACCCAGGCATCCCTGCAGATGGCGAGGGCCCTCAGAGGCTGGTGCATGTGGACTCTTTCTACATGGACATCCAGGAAGTCACTAACAAGCAGTTCCAGAGCTTCATCAATGCAACGGGATATATTACTGAG GCAGAGAAATTCGGAGACTCATTTGTATTCGAGGGAATTTTGAGTGAGAGTGTCAAAAACCAAATCACCCAAGCA GTGGCTGCTGCCCCCTGGTGGCTTCCAGTCACAGGGGCCAACTGGAGACACCCTTACGGCCCAGACTCCAGTGtcacagacag ACTGGACCATCCTGTTCTACATGTGTCCTGGTCAGATGCTGTCGCCTACTGCTCCTGGGCCAACAGGAGACTTCCTACAGAGGCAGAGTGGGAGTATGCGTGCAGGGGCGGCCTTAAAGACAG ACTTTACCCCTGGGGAAACAATTTGAACCCGAAAGGACAACACTACGCCAACCTCTGGCAGGGGGATTTCCCCAACTATAACTCTGGAGAAGATGGATACATCAAAACATCACCG GTGATGTCCTTTCCTGCCAATGGTTTTGGTCTGTTTGACATGGTAGGGAATGCATGGGAATGGACCTCAGACTGGTGGACTGTGCATCACACCACAGACCAGCAACACAACCCA acGGGTCCACCGTCGGGCACAGACAAGGTGAAGAAGGGAGGGTCATACATGTGCCACAAG TCTTACTGTTACAGATACCGATGTGCAGCCCGAAGCCAGAACACTCCAGACAGCTCAGCCTCTAATCTTGGTTTTCGCTGTGTCTCTCAGGAGCAACGGTGA
- the LOC123956349 gene encoding leucine-rich repeat neuronal protein 1-like, which yields MAPSSQRWPSLLWLGMGLLLSFLLPIHGKDCPRLCVCEVRPWFTPQSTYKEATTVDCNDLRLTRIPTNLSTDTQVLLLQSNAISHTSGELEALFNLTELDLSQNNFSTVEAVGLTSMNHLTTLHLEENQISQLPDHCLGNLSNLQELYINHNQINSISPRAFAGLYSLLRLHLNSNRLHVIDSRWFEETPNLEILMIGENPVIGLLDMNFKPLGSLRSLVLAGMDLTDVPANAFVGLDNLESISFYDNKLVRIPQLALQKVPNLKFLDLNKNPVHKIQEGDFRNMLHLKELGINNMMELVSIDRYALDNLPELTKLEATNNPKLSYVHRLAFRDMPSLESLMLNSNALTALYQHTVEMLPNLREISLHSNPLRCDCVIQWMNSNRTTVRFMEPLAMLCTSPPELRGQQVRELRLLESPEQCLPLISHNTFPGHLNLELGMSVTLDCRAMAEPEPEIYWVTPLGTKITMDTVSERYHLSNEGTLRLSHVQVEDSGRYTCVAQNTEGADTRVATIRVNGTLLDSAQVMKIYVKQTESHSILVSWKVNSNVMSSNLKWASATMKIDNPHITYTARVPVDVHEYNLTHLQPATEYEVCLTVSNVHLQTHKSCVNVTTRSATFALDLSDQHPSAAVLAVMATMLAFLSLATVGVYMARRWKRKNYHHSLKKYMLKTSSIPLNELYPPLINLWETDGEKDKDGGTEGKPSPVDTTRSYYMW from the coding sequence ATGGCGCCTAGCTCGCAGCGTTGGCCTTCTCTACTCTGGCTGGGCATGGGATTGCTTCTTTCCTTTCTGTTGCCCATACATGGCAAAGATTGTCCACGTTTGTGTGTATGCGAGGTTCGCCCCTGGTTCACCCCCCAGTCGACATACAAGGAGGCAACCACAGTGGACTGCAATGACTTGAGGCTCACGCGCATCCCTACCAACCTGTCCACAGATACTCAGGTGTTACTGCTCCAAAGTAACGCCATCTCTCACACCAGTGGAGAGCTGGAGGCGCTGTTCAACTTGACAGAGTTGGACCTATCCCAGAACAACTTCAGCACTGTGGAAGCTGTGGGCCTCACAAGCATGAACCACCTGACCACCCTGCATCTAGAGGAGAACCAGATCAGCCAGCTGCCAGACCACTGCCTGGGAAACCTTTCCAATCTCCAGGAGCTCTACATCAACCACAACCAGATAAACTCCATCTCCCCTCGGGCATTTGCTGGTCTGTACAGCCTGCTGCGCCTTCATCTCAACTCCAACAGGCTCCATGTCATAGACAGCCGCTGGTTTGAAGAAACACCTAACCTTGAGATCCTCATGATAGGGGAGAACCCAGTTATTGGCCTCCTAGACATGAACTTTAAGCCTTTGGGAAGCCTGAGGAGCCTGGTTCTGGCTGGCATGGACCTCACCGATGTGCCAGCAAATGCATTTGTAGGTTTGGATAACCTTGAAAGCATTTCTTTCTATGACAACAAACTGGTCAGAATCCCTCAACTGGCTCTTCAAAAAGTTCCCAATCTGAAATTCTTGGatttaaacaaaaatccagTTCACAAAATCCAAGAAGGAGATTTCAGGAACATGTTACATCTGAAGGAGCTGGGTATCAACAACATGATGGAGTTAGTCTCAATTGACCGCTATGCTCTGGACAACCTACCAGAACTGACAAAGCTGGAGGCCACCAACAACCCTAAGCTGTCTTATGTGCATAGGTTGGCCTTTAGGGACATGCCCTCCTTGGAGAGCCTGATGCTCAACAGTAATGCACTCACTGCCCTTTACCAGCACACAGTGGAGATGTTGCCTAATCTGCGGGAGATCAGTCTGCATAGCAACCCATTGCGCTGTGACTGTGTCATTCAGTGGATGAATTCCAACAGGACCACGGTGCGGTTCATGGAGCCCCTGGCCATGCTGTGTACCTCCCCACCAGAACTCAGAGGCCAGCAGGTTCGAGAGTTAAGGCTGCTGGAGTCCCCGGAGCAATGCCTCCCCCTCATATCACACAACACCTTCCCCGGACACTTAAACCTTGAGCTGGGCATGAGTGTCACTCTCGACTGCAGGGCCATGGCTGAGCCAGAGCCTGAGATCTACTGGGTGACTCCTCTTGGAACCAAAATCACAATGGACACTGTGTCAGAGCGGTACCACTTGAGCAACGAGGGGACCCTGCGTCTGTCTCATGTTCAGGTGGAGGATTCTGGTCGGTACACCTGTGTTGCCCAGAACACAGAAGGAGCTGACACACGGGTCGCCACCATCCGCGTAAATGGCACCCTCCTCGACAGCGCCCAGGTGATGAAAATCTATGTCAAGCAGACTGAGTCGCACTCCATCCTGGTCTCCTGGAAAGTCAATTCTAACGTCATGTCCTCCAACCTGAAGTGGGCCTCAGCCACCATGAAGATTGACAACCCGCACATCACCTACACAGCTCGTGTCCCTGTAGATGTTCATGAGTACAACCTCACACACCTTCAACCTGCCACCGAGTATGAGGTGTGCCTTACAGTGTCCAACGTCCACCTGCAAACGCACAAGTCTTGTGTCAATGTGACAACACGTAGTGCTACTTTTGCCCTGGACCTGTCAGACCAGCACCCGAGTGCGGCTGTGCTGGCTGTCATGGCGACCATGCTGGCCTTCCTCAGTCTGGCCACTGTGGGCGTCTACATGGCTCGCAGATGGAAGAGAAAAAACTACCACCACTCTCTGAAGAAATACATGTTGAAGACGTCTTCCATCCCCCTGAACGAGCTTTACCCTCCTCTCATCAACCTGTGGGAGACTGACGGTGAGAAGGACAAAGATGGCGGCACAGAGGGAAAACCCTCTCCTGTTGACACCACACGCAGCTATTATATGTGGTGA
- the sumf1 gene encoding formylglycine-generating enzyme isoform X2: MVLIAGGEFLMGTDNPGIPADGEGPQRLVHVDSFYMDIQEVTNKQFQSFINATGYITEAEKFGDSFVFEGILSESVKNQITQAVAAAPWWLPVTGANWRHPYGPDSSVTDRLDHPVLHVSWSDAVAYCSWANRRLPTEAEWEYACRGGLKDRLYPWGNNLNPKGQHYANLWQGDFPNYNSGEDGYIKTSPVMSFPANGFGLFDMVGNAWEWTSDWWTVHHTTDQQHNPTGPPSGTDKVKKGGSYMCHKSYCYRYRCAARSQNTPDSSASNLGFRCVSQEQR; this comes from the exons ATGGTGCTGATTGCTGGAGGAGAGTTCCTGATGGGAACAGACAACCCAGGCATCCCTGCAGATGGCGAGGGCCCTCAGAGGCTGGTGCATGTGGACTCTTTCTACATGGACATCCAGGAAGTCACTAACAAGCAGTTCCAGAGCTTCATCAATGCAACGGGATATATTACTGAG GCAGAGAAATTCGGAGACTCATTTGTATTCGAGGGAATTTTGAGTGAGAGTGTCAAAAACCAAATCACCCAAGCA GTGGCTGCTGCCCCCTGGTGGCTTCCAGTCACAGGGGCCAACTGGAGACACCCTTACGGCCCAGACTCCAGTGtcacagacag ACTGGACCATCCTGTTCTACATGTGTCCTGGTCAGATGCTGTCGCCTACTGCTCCTGGGCCAACAGGAGACTTCCTACAGAGGCAGAGTGGGAGTATGCGTGCAGGGGCGGCCTTAAAGACAG ACTTTACCCCTGGGGAAACAATTTGAACCCGAAAGGACAACACTACGCCAACCTCTGGCAGGGGGATTTCCCCAACTATAACTCTGGAGAAGATGGATACATCAAAACATCACCG GTGATGTCCTTTCCTGCCAATGGTTTTGGTCTGTTTGACATGGTAGGGAATGCATGGGAATGGACCTCAGACTGGTGGACTGTGCATCACACCACAGACCAGCAACACAACCCA acGGGTCCACCGTCGGGCACAGACAAGGTGAAGAAGGGAGGGTCATACATGTGCCACAAG TCTTACTGTTACAGATACCGATGTGCAGCCCGAAGCCAGAACACTCCAGACAGCTCAGCCTCTAATCTTGGTTTTCGCTGTGTCTCTCAGGAGCAACGGTGA